A region from the Paenibacillus humicola genome encodes:
- a CDS encoding ABC transporter substrate-binding protein, with protein MNRTKPAAFLSSLAACSMLLLILSCCKSNSSGLKTGAEAKSARPPVVLTFFSNNPDRTAGQGLVEQRLIDTYLKLHPSIRILVDTLSPDPQYQDKIKIENASNQLPDIFAYWPGVTFLAPLVNNHALAEWQDTDVQDMGFVPEALDSFRLDGKLYGLPKNQDFWVLYYNKKIFADNGLKIPATQAELLHVFKVLKARHIIPIAMDGQDPWTSMLWLRTMLERASGSWDYSRKAMDRTDSFLHPPTVLAASAMQEWIRAGAFGSKFLNDDYATARSLFGQGKAAMYMMGEWEMGIAFDRNFPEEVRSSIGAFPIPSIDGGKGHAGDLDAWYGAGFLVSDRSVHKKEAMQFVKWMFRPEGWTKTVWQSGIAFPAQDYRGFITGREAPVQQDLLGIYSKAASYSGDTGGLAFVPQAEKMFNDGILRLEGLQQTPRQFEQLLDNAAVLTHDQFAKY; from the coding sequence ATGAACAGAACGAAGCCGGCGGCATTCCTGTCCAGCCTGGCGGCCTGCTCCATGCTGCTTCTCATCCTGTCATGCTGCAAGTCTAATTCTTCCGGATTAAAGACCGGCGCCGAAGCGAAGTCCGCCCGGCCTCCCGTCGTACTGACCTTCTTCTCCAACAACCCGGACCGGACGGCAGGCCAAGGGTTAGTCGAGCAGCGTTTGATCGACACGTATTTGAAGCTGCATCCCTCCATCCGAATCCTTGTCGATACCTTGTCTCCGGACCCGCAGTATCAGGATAAGATTAAAATCGAGAACGCCTCCAATCAGCTGCCCGATATTTTCGCTTATTGGCCCGGCGTAACGTTCTTGGCGCCGCTCGTCAACAATCATGCTTTGGCAGAATGGCAGGACACCGATGTGCAGGACATGGGATTCGTTCCGGAAGCGCTGGATTCGTTCCGACTGGACGGCAAGCTTTATGGGCTTCCTAAAAATCAGGATTTCTGGGTGCTCTATTACAACAAGAAGATTTTCGCCGACAACGGGCTGAAAATACCGGCGACGCAAGCCGAGCTGCTCCACGTGTTCAAGGTGTTGAAAGCCCGCCATATCATCCCGATCGCGATGGACGGTCAGGACCCATGGACTTCCATGCTGTGGCTGAGAACCATGCTGGAACGAGCTTCCGGTTCATGGGACTATAGCCGGAAGGCTATGGATCGAACGGATTCGTTCCTTCATCCGCCGACGGTATTGGCCGCATCGGCCATGCAGGAATGGATTCGAGCCGGTGCATTCGGAAGCAAATTTCTGAACGACGATTATGCCACCGCGCGCTCGCTGTTCGGTCAAGGCAAGGCCGCCATGTATATGATGGGGGAATGGGAAATGGGCATCGCGTTCGACCGGAATTTTCCGGAAGAAGTGCGCTCTTCGATCGGCGCTTTTCCGATCCCCTCCATCGATGGAGGCAAAGGCCACGCGGGAGATCTCGACGCCTGGTACGGAGCCGGTTTTCTCGTATCGGACCGTTCCGTGCATAAAAAAGAAGCGATGCAGTTCGTGAAATGGATGTTTCGGCCGGAAGGCTGGACGAAGACCGTATGGCAGAGCGGCATCGCTTTTCCCGCTCAGGATTATCGCGGCTTCATTACGGGCCGGGAAGCTCCCGTTCAGCAGGACCTGCTCGGCATCTACAGCAAAGCCGCCTCATACAGCGGCGATACCGGAGGACTGGCCTTCGTGCCCCAGGCGGAGAAAATGTTCAATGACGGGATTCTGAGACTGGAGGGCTTGCAGCAGACTCCCCGGCAATTCGAGCAGCTGTTGGACAATGCGGCTGTCCTAACCCATGATCAATTCGCAAAATATTAA
- a CDS encoding YdeI/OmpD-associated family protein, with translation MTQGERNSKIDPFFRKAKQWKAEFEMLRDIVLDCDLTEDFKWMHPCYTFQGKNIVLIHGFKEYCALLFHKGALLKDPHGILIQQTENVQAARQIRFTNVEQIDEMQLILKSYIYEAIEVEKAGLQVDFKKNTEFVIPEELQNKFVEIPDLKTAFEALTPGRQRAYILHFSAPKQSKTRESRIEKYLPHILNGKGIND, from the coding sequence ATGACACAAGGCGAAAGGAATTCGAAGATTGACCCCTTTTTCAGAAAGGCTAAACAGTGGAAGGCAGAATTTGAGATGCTGAGAGATATCGTTCTGGACTGCGACCTGACCGAGGATTTTAAGTGGATGCATCCCTGTTACACGTTTCAGGGCAAAAACATTGTTTTGATCCACGGATTTAAGGAATACTGTGCGCTTCTGTTTCACAAAGGCGCTTTGTTAAAAGATCCCCACGGCATTCTAATCCAGCAAACGGAAAATGTACAGGCGGCGCGCCAAATTCGGTTCACTAACGTTGAACAAATCGATGAGATGCAGCTGATCTTGAAAAGTTATATTTATGAAGCCATTGAAGTTGAAAAGGCCGGCTTACAAGTCGACTTTAAGAAGAACACGGAATTCGTCATTCCCGAAGAGCTGCAAAATAAATTCGTTGAAATCCCGGACTTGAAAACGGCTTTCGAAGCGTTGACGCCGGGCCGGCAAAGAGCGTATATTCTTCATTTTTCCGCGCCCAAACAGTCCAAAACCCGGGAGTCGAGGATTGAAAAATACTTGCCGCATATTCTGAACGGAAAGGGAATCAATGATTAG
- a CDS encoding ABC transporter permease, producing the protein MRRKNGIVLELNKNRTLFMMVLPAILYFIMFAYLPMAGILLAFKNYQYNLGIFGSPWAGLDNFKFFFTSGTGFIVTRNTILYNFFMLITSHGLAILIAVVLTELHGKWFKRVSQSIIFLPYFMSWIIVGVFVYNLFNDETGVLQTVMKALHMKPVSLYSLPSIWKYIILFFNSWKWLGYNSVVYIAAIAGLDEECYEAADIDGANVFQKIRNITIPGIMPTIIILMLLNIGRIMRGDFQMFYQIVGNNGQLFNATDVIDTYVFRSLINSGDIGMSAAAAFYQSFLGFFIIIFVNFLVKKYNKDYALF; encoded by the coding sequence TTGAGGCGGAAGAACGGGATTGTGTTGGAGCTGAACAAGAACAGAACGTTATTCATGATGGTACTTCCCGCCATCCTGTATTTTATTATGTTCGCGTATTTGCCGATGGCCGGTATTCTGCTCGCTTTCAAAAACTATCAGTACAACCTCGGGATTTTCGGGAGCCCTTGGGCGGGACTGGATAACTTCAAGTTTTTTTTCACCTCCGGCACCGGGTTTATCGTCACAAGAAATACGATTCTCTACAACTTCTTCATGCTCATTACGTCGCACGGATTGGCGATTCTGATCGCGGTCGTCCTTACGGAGCTGCACGGCAAATGGTTTAAGCGAGTATCACAGTCTATCATTTTTCTCCCGTATTTCATGTCGTGGATTATCGTCGGGGTGTTCGTCTACAACCTCTTCAACGATGAGACGGGCGTGCTCCAAACTGTCATGAAAGCGCTGCACATGAAGCCTGTCTCACTCTACAGCCTGCCTTCGATATGGAAATATATCATCCTGTTCTTCAACTCCTGGAAGTGGCTGGGCTACAATTCCGTCGTCTATATCGCCGCCATTGCCGGGCTGGACGAGGAATGCTACGAGGCTGCGGACATCGATGGCGCGAACGTTTTCCAGAAAATTAGAAATATTACCATTCCCGGCATTATGCCGACCATTATCATTCTTATGCTGCTTAATATCGGCCGCATCATGCGCGGCGATTTCCAAATGTTCTATCAGATTGTCGGCAATAACGGGCAGCTGTTCAATGCGACGGACGTGATCGACACTTACGTGTTCCGGTCGCTGATTAACAGCGGCGATATCGGGATGTCGGCCGCTGCGGCCTTCTACCAATCGTTCCTGGGCTTCTTCATCATCATCTTTGTGAATTTTCTCGTGAAGAAATACAACAAAGACTACGCGTTGTTCTAA
- a CDS encoding DoxX family protein — protein MSAITGTERTAAVTIHPRGKRIAYWTVTILLAVSITLSGIGQLMRLGGNVELVTHIGFPLYIMNILGSWILLGVLAIVVPGFPRLKEWAYAGIFFLMTGAALSHAFANDYGDYGFNFILPLFYAALNIASWTLRPKSRKL, from the coding sequence ATGAGTGCGATCACGGGTACGGAAAGAACCGCGGCAGTAACTATCCATCCTCGAGGAAAACGAATTGCTTACTGGACGGTCACCATCTTACTGGCCGTGTCTATCACATTAAGCGGTATCGGGCAGCTGATGCGATTGGGGGGGAATGTCGAGTTAGTCACCCATATTGGTTTCCCGTTATATATCATGAACATCCTCGGTAGCTGGATATTGCTTGGAGTCCTGGCGATCGTCGTGCCCGGTTTTCCCCGGCTTAAGGAATGGGCGTATGCGGGTATCTTCTTTTTAATGACCGGTGCGGCCTTATCCCATGCGTTTGCAAACGATTATGGCGATTACGGTTTTAATTTTATCCTTCCGCTTTTCTATGCTGCACTCAATATCGCCTCGTGGACGCTGCGTCCGAAGAGCCGCAAACTTTAA
- a CDS encoding ABC transporter substrate-binding protein → MKKFSLVTMAVFTSAALALAGCSSSSSTAPSGSDAASSGSSSGSSSSSTAPDTSKAVVLNMYLLGAPGKGYDAMLQKFNEELKKRINATVKVTWIGWADYKQKYPLVLSSGEPIDLIYTANWLNYSTEAQKGAFMPLTDLLKKYAPKSYAEEPKKALDEASINGKLYALPSNYTYYDNEGYIMRGDLMQKYNIGPITSIDDYGKYLDTIKQHEPSFDPTGYYNTANVGLDGQFLTQNNEKGIDSNLPLAYTVNDPHPKLVNYLDEPRWADYFKQMKDWADKGYWSKSVLSNKDDSMFDNGKAASKIWNVDHFNSDYINHPEWKVQFYPGEKYSRLTSYTQDAMAIPASAKNPERAAMMIELVRQNEDLYDLLTYGIKGTDFEIESDGTLKALNPENFEPDGYGAWGFREDRFRKDLAGSSPDLQKVRDNLKSLYIPDTLHDFTLNLDPIKNQYAAVSNVMQQYEIPLRLGLVDPVSGLKTLQDKLKAAGIDQIQTEVQKQIDAFLSSPH, encoded by the coding sequence TTGAAGAAATTCAGCCTTGTCACGATGGCGGTTTTCACGTCGGCGGCTCTGGCTTTGGCCGGATGCAGCAGCTCAAGCTCTACAGCCCCTTCCGGCTCAGACGCGGCTTCCTCCGGCTCTTCATCCGGCAGCAGCTCATCCAGTACGGCTCCGGACACGTCCAAAGCGGTCGTGTTGAACATGTATTTGCTGGGGGCGCCGGGCAAGGGCTACGACGCCATGCTGCAGAAGTTCAACGAGGAATTGAAGAAAAGAATCAATGCCACGGTCAAAGTGACTTGGATCGGCTGGGCCGACTACAAACAAAAATATCCGCTCGTATTGTCTTCCGGCGAGCCGATTGATCTCATCTATACGGCCAATTGGCTGAACTACTCGACCGAAGCGCAGAAAGGCGCGTTCATGCCGTTGACCGACCTGCTCAAGAAATACGCGCCGAAGAGCTATGCCGAGGAGCCGAAAAAGGCTTTGGATGAAGCCTCGATCAACGGCAAATTGTACGCCCTGCCCTCCAACTATACGTACTACGACAATGAAGGCTATATCATGCGCGGCGACCTCATGCAGAAGTACAATATTGGACCCATTACCTCTATCGACGATTATGGAAAATATTTGGATACGATCAAGCAGCATGAACCGAGCTTCGATCCGACCGGATATTACAACACCGCCAACGTGGGGCTGGACGGTCAATTTCTGACGCAAAACAATGAGAAAGGCATAGACAGCAATCTTCCGCTGGCCTACACGGTCAATGATCCCCATCCCAAGTTGGTCAATTATTTGGACGAACCGCGCTGGGCGGATTATTTCAAACAAATGAAAGACTGGGCCGACAAAGGCTACTGGTCGAAGTCCGTCCTGTCCAACAAGGACGATTCCATGTTCGACAACGGCAAGGCGGCCTCGAAAATTTGGAACGTCGACCATTTCAATTCGGACTATATCAACCATCCGGAATGGAAGGTACAGTTCTATCCCGGCGAGAAATATTCGCGTCTGACCTCCTATACCCAGGATGCCATGGCGATCCCGGCCTCCGCCAAAAATCCGGAGCGCGCCGCGATGATGATCGAGCTGGTTCGCCAGAATGAGGATTTGTACGATTTATTGACGTACGGCATTAAAGGCACGGACTTCGAGATCGAATCCGACGGAACCTTGAAGGCGCTCAATCCGGAAAATTTCGAGCCGGACGGCTACGGCGCGTGGGGCTTCAGGGAGGACCGGTTCCGCAAAGACCTGGCCGGCTCCTCGCCCGACCTGCAGAAAGTCCGGGATAACTTGAAATCGCTCTACATCCCGGATACTTTGCACGATTTCACGCTGAACCTGGACCCGATCAAAAACCAGTATGCCGCCGTATCGAACGTCATGCAGCAGTATGAAATCCCGCTGCGCCTGGGACTGGTGGATCCGGTCAGCGGTCTGAAGACCCTCCAGGATAAGCTTAAAGCGGCCGGTATTGATCAAATTCAGACTGAAGTGCAGAAGCAAATCGACGCTTTCTTAAGCAGCCCGCATTAA
- a CDS encoding carbohydrate ABC transporter permease: MSASFESARMLRDRAQIGARRSGAIVVFNILGYSLVSVAALLCLIPFLMVISGSFTSDHAISNYGYSLIPKEFSVKAYSILFRYPEDILRAYGVSIFVTVCGTFLGLFLVSMTGYVLNRKDFRYRNVIAFFFYFTTLFNGGLVSYYIMMIRYYHLKDNLLSLIIPGILNVFYLIIMRSFMSSIPEAISESAKIDGAGDFTIFYKLILPLSKPALATIGLFIALEYWNDWYNAMLFITSNEKFPLQYMLYNMLSESESISRISATANVNVQDMPTQSLKLAMAVIATGPIIFAYPFVQKYFIRGITVGAVKG, encoded by the coding sequence ATGTCCGCAAGTTTCGAATCCGCGCGCATGCTGCGCGACCGCGCTCAAATCGGGGCCCGGAGAAGCGGAGCCATCGTTGTTTTTAACATCCTGGGTTACTCTCTGGTCTCCGTTGCCGCTTTATTATGCCTGATTCCTTTCCTGATGGTGATCTCGGGATCCTTCACTTCGGATCATGCCATTTCCAATTACGGCTATTCGCTCATTCCGAAGGAATTTTCGGTGAAAGCCTACTCGATTCTGTTTCGTTATCCGGAGGACATCCTGCGGGCGTACGGCGTATCGATTTTCGTCACGGTATGCGGCACCTTCCTTGGATTATTCCTGGTCTCGATGACCGGATACGTACTCAATCGCAAGGACTTCAGGTACCGCAATGTCATTGCGTTTTTCTTCTACTTCACGACGCTGTTCAACGGGGGTCTGGTCTCCTACTACATCATGATGATCCGCTACTATCACCTCAAGGATAATCTGCTCTCGCTGATTATTCCCGGCATTCTCAACGTGTTCTATCTGATCATCATGCGAAGCTTCATGAGCAGCATCCCGGAGGCGATCAGCGAATCGGCCAAGATTGACGGCGCCGGCGACTTTACGATTTTCTACAAGCTGATCCTGCCGCTCTCCAAGCCTGCTCTGGCCACCATCGGGCTGTTCATTGCCTTGGAATATTGGAACGACTGGTACAACGCCATGCTGTTCATTACGAGCAACGAGAAATTCCCACTGCAATACATGCTGTACAACATGCTGTCCGAGTCCGAATCGATCAGCCGGATTTCGGCTACGGCGAACGTCAACGTACAGGATATGCCGACGCAATCGTTGAAGCTGGCTATGGCGGTCATCGCCACCGGACCCATCATTTTCGCTTACCCCTTCGTGCAAAAATATTTCATCCGGGGGATCACGGTAGGCGCCGTGAAAGGATAA
- a CDS encoding NUDIX hydrolase, producing the protein MAPKHIVSAAAVVVNERNEILLIKGPKRGWEMPGGQVEEGESPKAAAIRETKEESGIDIEVTKFCGIFQNVGSSICNTLFLGRPVGGELTTSPESLAVGFFPIETALEMVNWGNLKQRIELCLNEKSHPFYVEFTIPLKDC; encoded by the coding sequence GTGGCTCCGAAACATATCGTATCTGCGGCGGCAGTTGTCGTGAATGAGCGGAACGAAATATTATTGATCAAAGGACCGAAACGTGGGTGGGAAATGCCGGGAGGGCAGGTTGAAGAAGGGGAATCACCGAAAGCGGCGGCGATAAGGGAAACGAAGGAAGAGAGCGGGATCGATATCGAAGTGACCAAGTTTTGCGGTATTTTTCAAAATGTCGGCAGCAGTATTTGCAACACTTTATTTTTGGGCAGACCGGTCGGAGGTGAATTAACGACATCCCCGGAGTCGTTGGCAGTAGGCTTTTTTCCAATCGAAACCGCACTGGAGATGGTCAATTGGGGGAATCTCAAGCAAAGAATCGAGCTCTGCTTGAATGAAAAAAGCCATCCTTTTTATGTAGAATTTACCATACCGCTTAAGGATTGCTAG
- a CDS encoding DJ-1/PfpI family protein, translating to MGSILCFISDEFADFEITLAFHKIRNVAQKDVLTAGYGHEAVVSESGLCYKPHLTVKEALALNGVEGLIIPGGPIRDQKQELTELILKLDREEKMLAAVCNGPQYLGRAGILDRRKFTTSCSVESVGKLGVPDPFPRDNYVDRRTVRDGHVMTAKGRAFVDFSFAVFDYLDIYQGNRAERDQLWKDIMDR from the coding sequence ATGGGGAGCATTCTTTGTTTTATATCGGATGAGTTTGCCGATTTCGAGATCACGCTGGCGTTTCATAAAATCAGGAATGTCGCCCAAAAAGACGTATTGACCGCAGGATACGGTCATGAAGCTGTAGTCAGTGAGTCCGGCCTGTGCTACAAGCCGCATCTGACCGTAAAGGAAGCGCTGGCGTTGAACGGGGTCGAAGGCCTGATCATTCCCGGCGGTCCGATCCGGGATCAGAAACAGGAGCTGACGGAGCTGATCTTAAAGCTGGACCGGGAAGAAAAAATGCTTGCCGCCGTTTGCAACGGTCCGCAATATTTGGGGAGAGCGGGCATTCTGGACCGGCGGAAATTCACGACCTCGTGCTCCGTTGAAAGCGTCGGCAAATTAGGCGTGCCGGACCCGTTTCCGCGCGACAATTATGTGGACCGGCGCACGGTTCGGGACGGACATGTTATGACGGCGAAAGGCCGCGCCTTTGTTGACTTTTCTTTTGCCGTCTTTGATTATTTGGATATTTACCAGGGAAACCGGGCGGAAAGGGATCAATTGTGGAAGGATATTATGGACCGGTAA
- a CDS encoding class I SAM-dependent methyltransferase, which produces MIHRLFCFPRNKRADPELKNIWCRNTQSGGIMNPKNEQHKLRESFNQAAAIYQQARPEYPEELFDDIIQVTRLKPGDRLLEVGCATGKATLPLARRGFKITCVELGAELAAAARQNLAGMDVDIVNGSFEDWQPEAENGFDLVFAATAWNWVDPEVRYKKAWQVLRPGGHLAFWNATHVFADGGDPFFREIQSVYADIGEGKPVENNDWPRPGELREQRDEIEESGLFEVVHIRHFDWERIYHVDEYIQLLETFSGHILMEEWKRAKLFGEIRARLSSRPDKSVRRHWGAVLHIARRKD; this is translated from the coding sequence TTGATTCATCGCTTATTCTGTTTTCCGCGGAACAAACGGGCGGATCCTGAGTTAAAGAATATATGGTGTCGGAATACTCAAAGTGGAGGTATTATGAACCCGAAGAATGAACAACACAAGCTGCGCGAGTCCTTTAATCAAGCCGCGGCGATTTATCAGCAGGCGCGTCCGGAATACCCGGAAGAATTGTTCGATGATATTATTCAGGTGACCCGTTTGAAGCCCGGTGACCGTTTGCTGGAAGTGGGCTGTGCGACCGGAAAGGCTACGCTCCCGTTAGCCAGGCGGGGCTTTAAGATCACATGCGTAGAGCTTGGCGCGGAGCTCGCTGCGGCTGCCCGGCAAAACCTTGCGGGGATGGACGTCGACATCGTAAACGGGAGCTTCGAGGATTGGCAGCCGGAGGCGGAGAACGGGTTTGATCTGGTATTCGCCGCAACCGCCTGGAATTGGGTGGATCCCGAAGTCCGGTACAAAAAGGCGTGGCAGGTTCTTCGGCCCGGCGGACACCTGGCATTTTGGAACGCGACTCACGTTTTTGCAGACGGCGGGGACCCTTTCTTTCGTGAAATTCAATCTGTTTACGCGGACATTGGCGAAGGGAAACCGGTAGAAAACAACGACTGGCCGCGGCCGGGAGAGCTTCGCGAGCAAAGAGATGAGATCGAGGAAAGCGGCCTGTTTGAGGTTGTTCACATCCGTCATTTCGATTGGGAACGTATTTATCATGTAGACGAGTACATTCAGCTTCTTGAAACCTTCTCCGGGCACATTCTGATGGAGGAATGGAAGCGCGCCAAGCTTTTTGGCGAAATCCGGGCCCGCCTGAGCAGCCGTCCGGACAAGTCGGTTCGCCGCCATTGGGGAGCAGTTCTTCATATCGCACGCCGAAAGGATTGA
- a CDS encoding UxaA family hydrolase yields MNAVYQFDEAARLPLTGDNCAVATRQLDAGTVIHYEGQALTLDYTVMEGHRFAVKPIAPGEELLSWGLPFGVALQSIQPGHYVINDAVRDALSVRKLKFALPAEPNFADQLYPYVLDEAGFQPATASPAYAETRTFMGYRRSEARGVGTRNHVVLLGTTSRTGSYVKQLAARMQGELGNYPNIDGIQPVAHTEGGTEKPNNLELLLRTLAGFIVNPNVGAVLVVDYGIEPVTNAMVEAYLREHNYPIDEVLHKFMSLQGGFEDNLAKGEAIVREWLPAVNAMQRTPESISHLKIGLQCGGSDAFSGISANPLLGWISEELVRYGGSASLAETDELIGAEPYVLSKVRNVETARKFLELVQRFKERASWHGSSAEGNPSGGNKYRGLYNIYLKSIGAARKKDPGTRLDYATEYGELMKESGFYFMDSPGNDLESIAGQIAAGCNLIFFTTGNGSITNFPYVPTVKVVTTTRRFQLLSNDMDVNAGQYLEGTSMDELGKEVFDLTIRIASGQRSVGEKAGHAQVQIWRNWRQNDASQLETLLHTPVPTGEPIEIREDAEAAGSPIRFLFNRHQDRLSSDNIGLILPTSLCAGQVANMIAQRLNKQGTGQPELSRFVALAHTEGCGNSAGQSEQLYARTMIGYITHPMVKHCLLLEHGCEKTHNDYMRHQMEEMGVDASRLGFASIQLDGGITKVTQKVEAWFAGQLAAAGESEKATAGLEGLRIGIVTDGLVSDNEAEQLAKLTKMIVGAGGLVVVPENSGLFSAAAYDKNMFTTSNIRPSIAYGEHARKNGFHIMENPTEHWVETVTGLAATGVELMIALAGNHPMQTHPFVPMLQMTSKPAMLQSYHNDLDLPLSGDPNAWTKQILERSKEIIEHTYTPRLFRQGNVDFQLTRGLLGVSL; encoded by the coding sequence ATGAACGCAGTTTACCAATTTGACGAAGCGGCCAGACTTCCTTTAACCGGGGATAACTGCGCCGTCGCGACTCGCCAGCTGGACGCCGGCACCGTCATTCATTATGAAGGCCAAGCCTTGACCTTGGATTATACGGTGATGGAAGGCCATCGTTTTGCGGTGAAGCCGATCGCTCCCGGCGAAGAGCTGCTGTCCTGGGGATTGCCCTTCGGTGTGGCTCTGCAATCGATTCAGCCGGGCCACTATGTCATTAACGATGCTGTACGGGATGCGCTGAGTGTGCGCAAACTGAAATTTGCGCTGCCGGCGGAGCCCAATTTTGCGGATCAGCTGTATCCGTATGTTCTGGACGAGGCCGGCTTTCAGCCCGCCACTGCATCGCCCGCTTACGCGGAAACCCGCACTTTCATGGGGTATCGCCGCAGTGAAGCGCGAGGTGTCGGAACCCGTAACCACGTGGTTCTGCTCGGCACCACCTCCCGCACGGGCAGCTATGTGAAGCAGCTTGCCGCCCGTATGCAAGGTGAACTGGGTAACTACCCTAACATCGATGGAATTCAGCCTGTGGCGCATACGGAGGGCGGGACGGAAAAACCGAATAACCTGGAGCTGCTGCTGCGGACGCTCGCCGGATTTATCGTGAATCCCAACGTGGGTGCGGTTCTCGTTGTCGATTACGGCATTGAACCGGTAACCAATGCGATGGTGGAAGCGTATTTGCGCGAACATAACTACCCGATCGACGAGGTTCTGCACAAGTTTATGTCGCTCCAAGGCGGCTTTGAAGATAATCTGGCCAAAGGCGAAGCGATTGTGCGAGAGTGGCTGCCTGCGGTAAATGCGATGCAGCGGACACCCGAATCGATCAGCCACCTGAAGATCGGACTGCAGTGCGGCGGCTCGGACGCTTTTTCCGGTATTTCCGCGAACCCGCTGCTGGGCTGGATTTCCGAAGAATTGGTGCGCTACGGCGGCTCCGCCAGCCTGGCTGAAACCGATGAATTAATCGGCGCGGAGCCTTATGTCCTGTCGAAGGTTCGTAACGTGGAAACCGCCCGCAAATTTCTGGAGCTTGTGCAGCGCTTCAAGGAACGGGCGTCTTGGCACGGTTCCAGCGCGGAAGGAAATCCTTCCGGCGGCAACAAATATCGCGGCCTGTATAACATTTATCTCAAATCGATCGGTGCCGCCCGCAAGAAGGATCCGGGCACTCGGCTCGATTATGCCACCGAGTACGGGGAGCTCATGAAGGAGAGCGGATTCTATTTCATGGATAGCCCCGGTAATGACCTCGAGAGCATCGCCGGACAGATCGCCGCGGGCTGCAACCTGATTTTCTTTACAACGGGCAACGGCTCGATCACCAATTTCCCTTATGTGCCGACGGTCAAGGTGGTCACGACGACGCGCCGCTTCCAATTGCTGTCCAATGATATGGATGTCAATGCGGGTCAGTATTTGGAAGGCACTTCTATGGACGAGCTCGGCAAAGAAGTTTTCGACTTGACCATTCGCATTGCATCCGGTCAGCGCAGTGTCGGCGAGAAGGCGGGCCATGCGCAGGTGCAAATCTGGCGGAACTGGCGGCAAAACGATGCGAGCCAGCTGGAGACATTGCTCCATACCCCGGTGCCGACGGGAGAGCCGATCGAAATTCGGGAGGATGCCGAAGCGGCGGGCAGCCCGATCCGGTTCCTTTTTAACCGTCATCAAGACCGCTTGTCCAGCGACAACATCGGCTTGATCCTGCCGACCAGTCTCTGCGCCGGACAGGTAGCCAATATGATTGCGCAGCGACTGAACAAACAAGGTACCGGGCAGCCCGAGCTCTCGCGCTTTGTGGCTTTGGCTCATACGGAAGGCTGCGGGAATTCGGCGGGGCAATCCGAGCAGCTGTATGCCCGAACGATGATCGGCTATATCACCCATCCGATGGTGAAGCATTGTCTGCTGCTGGAGCATGGCTGCGAGAAAACGCACAACGACTACATGCGCCATCAGATGGAAGAGATGGGGGTCGACGCCAGCCGTCTCGGTTTTGCCAGCATTCAGCTTGACGGCGGAATCACGAAGGTGACGCAGAAGGTAGAAGCATGGTTTGCCGGTCAATTGGCGGCAGCCGGAGAATCGGAGAAGGCGACGGCCGGTTTGGAGGGACTGCGCATCGGCATCGTAACCGACGGTCTCGTCTCCGACAATGAAGCGGAACAGCTGGCGAAGCTGACCAAAATGATTGTCGGCGCAGGCGGCCTGGTGGTTGTTCCCGAGAACAGCGGTCTGTTTTCCGCGGCGGCTTACGACAAAAATATGTTCACCACATCCAATATCCGGCCGTCTATTGCTTATGGCGAGCATGCCCGCAAGAACGGCTTCCACATCATGGAGAACCCGACCGAACATTGGGTGGAGACGGTTACGGGTCTGGCAGCCACGGGGGTAGAGCTCATGATCGCCTTGGCGGGGAATCATCCGATGCAGACGCATCCGTTCGTTCCTATGCTGCAAATGACATCGAAGCCGGCTATGCTGCAAAGCTATCACAACGACTTGGATTTGCCGCTCTCCGGAGATCCGAACGCCTGGACGAAGCAAATCCTCGAGCGCAGTAAGGAAATCATTGAGCATACGTATACACCGCGCCTTTTCCGGCAGGGGAACGTTGATTTCCAATTAACACGCGGTCTGCTGGGCGTTTCGTTGTAA